A single region of the Desulfovibrio sp. genome encodes:
- a CDS encoding TRAP transporter small permease, producing the protein MGKNMWSLLDRRFEDYLGSFMLAAMAAIAFINVVVRYCTSFSFAWTEELTINFFVWITMLGTARAFREGGHLGMTALYDALPRRFRRTCYWGSVLLAVCFFGALFWTGLTEVLDEIDLEATSEALGIPVWWYTIATPAFSLLIIFRIAQRAVEDQRANNF; encoded by the coding sequence ATGGGCAAGAACATGTGGAGTTTGCTGGACAGACGGTTTGAGGACTACCTGGGATCGTTCATGCTGGCTGCTATGGCGGCCATTGCTTTTATCAACGTGGTAGTGCGCTATTGCACCTCTTTTTCTTTTGCCTGGACAGAAGAACTGACCATCAATTTTTTTGTCTGGATAACCATGCTGGGTACAGCCAGGGCATTCCGCGAAGGCGGACACCTGGGCATGACCGCCCTGTACGATGCCCTGCCCCGGCGTTTTCGCCGTACATGCTATTGGGGCTCCGTGCTGCTGGCGGTATGCTTTTTTGGCGCTCTGTTCTGGACAGGACTCACTGAAGTGCTGGACGAAATCGACCTTGAGGCTACTTCCGAAGCTTTGGGGATTCCGGTGTGGTGGTACACCATCGCCACGCCCGCGTTTTCCCTGCTGATCATTTTCCGCATTGCGCAAAGGGCCGTTGAAGACCAGCGCGCCAACAACTTTTAG
- a CDS encoding YkgJ family cysteine cluster protein, with product MAACQGKDVQRLRYQNHRFERMPGMSLLLDAFALVDCGVAESIALQGEPPACGPDCCQCCIQPIPATPLEILALRLFAELELPPARREALKATFALFHGKRATLGDACPFLLEKCCGAYPVRPMACRRYVVFGQPCSAGEDATQTRPADVLHPRQAAMQAALRLTLPWYRERYSLPEHITAEETQAFFRGVTTVLQAVPWAKYA from the coding sequence ATGGCTGCCTGTCAGGGAAAAGACGTACAGCGCTTAAGGTACCAGAATCATCGGTTTGAGCGCATGCCGGGCATGAGTCTGCTGCTGGACGCGTTTGCCCTGGTGGATTGCGGTGTCGCGGAGTCCATCGCACTCCAGGGGGAGCCGCCAGCCTGCGGGCCGGATTGCTGCCAATGCTGTATCCAGCCCATACCCGCGACCCCACTGGAAATTCTGGCCTTGCGCCTTTTTGCAGAACTGGAGCTTCCCCCCGCCCGGCGGGAGGCTCTCAAAGCAACCTTTGCGCTGTTCCACGGTAAGCGGGCAACTCTTGGGGACGCCTGCCCTTTCCTGCTGGAGAAATGCTGCGGCGCTTATCCTGTGCGTCCGATGGCGTGTAGGCGCTATGTTGTTTTCGGCCAGCCATGCAGTGCGGGCGAGGACGCCACCCAGACCCGGCCTGCTGATGTGCTGCACCCGCGTCAGGCTGCCATGCAGGCTGCCTTGCGGCTCACATTGCCCTGGTACAGGGAGCGCTACTCCCTGCCGGAACACATTACTGCGGAAGAAACACAGGCTTTCTTTCGCGGTGTCACCACGGTCTTGCAAGCCGTGCCCTGGGCAAAATACGCCTAG
- a CDS encoding TRAP transporter large permease, which produces MDSLLHDPAFWLLALFIIPLLLRVPIALALGFSALAVVWKWDMGLNMLSYNFFAGIAKFPLLAIPFFILAGYIMERAGIAARIVALMEAMVGSMTGGLAVATVAVATFWGAVSGSGPATVAALGLILIPGMAKAGYDKAFATATVSVTSGLAIVIPPSIAFIVYGGVADVSVPALFAAGFIPGVVVAIFIMGAVLLISRKHGYKGKERQQPVRKALREAFWGIMTPVVILGGIYGGVFTPTEAAAVAIFYGLFVGVFIYRTINSLSVMVEILTETVKATAVVMIVVTCAGLYSWVGSTVGLVEKCSGVLLGISDNPWIVLFMINIILLLAGMLLDAISIYYVFLPFMLPIMTHFQWDPVWFGIMMTTNLAVGQVTPPVAVNLYVGAKISGLTMEQISKAALPLIGAALLALAVITAFPELSTFMPKLLGLY; this is translated from the coding sequence ATGGACTCCCTGTTACACGATCCCGCATTCTGGCTGCTGGCGCTTTTTATCATCCCCCTTTTGCTGCGGGTGCCCATTGCTCTGGCGCTGGGCTTTTCCGCCCTCGCTGTGGTGTGGAAGTGGGATATGGGACTCAACATGCTTTCCTACAATTTCTTTGCAGGAATAGCCAAGTTCCCCCTGCTGGCCATCCCCTTCTTTATTCTGGCAGGCTACATAATGGAGCGCGCAGGCATTGCCGCCCGCATCGTGGCGCTCATGGAAGCCATGGTCGGCTCCATGACAGGCGGGCTGGCAGTCGCCACGGTTGCGGTTGCCACCTTCTGGGGCGCGGTGAGCGGCTCCGGCCCTGCAACAGTTGCTGCGCTGGGCCTTATTCTTATTCCCGGCATGGCCAAGGCTGGCTATGATAAAGCCTTTGCCACCGCAACGGTTTCCGTTACCTCCGGGCTCGCCATCGTCATCCCGCCAAGCATTGCCTTTATCGTTTATGGCGGTGTTGCGGATGTTTCTGTGCCTGCGCTCTTTGCGGCTGGTTTTATCCCCGGTGTTGTGGTCGCCATATTCATTATGGGCGCGGTGCTGCTCATATCCCGCAAGCACGGGTACAAGGGCAAGGAGCGGCAACAGCCTGTCCGCAAGGCGCTGCGCGAGGCCTTTTGGGGCATCATGACCCCGGTGGTTATTCTGGGAGGGATTTACGGCGGCGTGTTTACCCCCACCGAAGCCGCTGCGGTTGCCATCTTCTACGGCCTTTTTGTGGGCGTCTTTATTTACCGCACCATCAACAGCCTTTCGGTGATGGTTGAAATTCTCACGGAAACCGTCAAGGCCACGGCCGTTGTCATGATTGTGGTTACCTGCGCAGGCCTGTACTCCTGGGTGGGCTCAACCGTGGGGCTGGTAGAAAAGTGCTCCGGCGTGTTGCTTGGAATTTCCGACAACCCCTGGATTGTCCTGTTCATGATAAACATCATCCTGCTGCTTGCGGGCATGCTGCTGGACGCCATTTCCATCTACTATGTTTTTCTGCCCTTCATGCTGCCCATTATGACGCATTTTCAGTGGGATCCTGTGTGGTTCGGCATCATGATGACCACCAACCTTGCCGTGGGCCAGGTTACGCCGCCTGTTGCGGTGAATCTGTACGTTGGGGCCAAGATCAGCGGCCTGACCATGGAGCAGATCAGCAAGGCGGCACTGCCGCTCATTGGCGCTGCCCTGCTTGCTCTGGCTGTCATAACCGCATTCCCCGAACTTTCCACATTTATGCCCAAGTTGCTGGGCCTGTATTGA
- the ahcY gene encoding adenosylhomocysteinase: MIKPLDLTLDYKVADISLADFGKKEMQLSERETPGLMECIKKYGPTQPLKGLKVTGSLHMTIQTAMLIKTLHALGADIRWASCNIFSTQDHAAAAIAETGMAKVFAWKGETLEDYWWCTEMALTWPDGSGPDLIVDDGGDATLLIHKGYEAENDPSILDQKTDNKEFQCILDRLKLRLKEAPQHWHKVAAKVKGVSEETTTGVHRLYQLEAAGTLLFPAINVNDSVTKSKFDNLYGCRESLADGIKRATDIMVAGKVVVVVGYGDVGKGCAQSMRGFGARVLVTEIDPICALQAAMEGFEVTTVENALAQGDIYVTCTGNYHVITGAHMEAMKDEAIVCNIGHFDSEIEMSYLENTPGITCLNIKPQVDKWTLKSGRSIIVLAEGRLVNLGCATGHASFVMSNSFTNQTLAQLKLASEPLENKVYTLPKELDEEVARLHLARLGVKLTTLTPEQAEYIGVKVEGPYKPSHYRY, from the coding sequence ATGATTAAGCCTCTTGACCTGACCCTTGACTACAAAGTGGCCGACATTTCCCTGGCTGACTTTGGCAAAAAGGAAATGCAGCTTTCCGAGCGCGAAACGCCCGGCCTCATGGAATGCATCAAGAAGTACGGCCCCACCCAGCCCCTCAAGGGTCTCAAGGTCACCGGCTCCCTGCACATGACCATTCAGACGGCCATGCTCATCAAGACCCTGCACGCCCTTGGCGCAGACATCCGCTGGGCCTCGTGCAACATCTTTTCCACCCAGGATCATGCCGCCGCCGCCATTGCGGAAACAGGCATGGCAAAGGTCTTTGCCTGGAAGGGCGAAACCCTTGAAGACTACTGGTGGTGCACGGAAATGGCCCTCACCTGGCCTGACGGCAGCGGCCCCGACCTTATCGTGGACGACGGCGGCGATGCTACCCTGCTGATCCACAAGGGATATGAAGCGGAAAACGACCCCTCCATCCTTGACCAGAAGACCGACAACAAGGAATTTCAGTGCATTCTTGACCGCCTCAAGCTGCGCCTCAAGGAGGCCCCCCAGCACTGGCACAAGGTTGCCGCCAAGGTTAAGGGCGTTTCAGAAGAAACCACTACCGGCGTTCACCGCCTCTACCAGCTCGAAGCCGCCGGAACCCTGCTGTTCCCGGCCATCAACGTCAACGACTCGGTCACCAAGTCCAAGTTCGACAACCTGTACGGCTGCCGCGAATCCCTGGCTGACGGCATCAAGCGCGCTACCGACATCATGGTGGCTGGCAAGGTTGTTGTGGTCGTGGGCTACGGCGATGTGGGCAAGGGCTGCGCCCAGTCCATGCGCGGCTTTGGCGCACGCGTACTGGTGACGGAAATCGACCCCATCTGCGCCCTTCAGGCCGCTATGGAAGGCTTTGAAGTCACCACGGTTGAAAACGCCCTGGCTCAGGGCGATATCTATGTGACCTGCACCGGCAACTATCACGTCATCACCGGCGCCCACATGGAAGCCATGAAGGACGAGGCCATTGTGTGCAACATCGGCCATTTCGACAGCGAAATCGAAATGTCCTACCTGGAAAACACCCCCGGCATCACCTGCCTGAATATCAAGCCGCAGGTAGACAAGTGGACACTCAAGTCCGGCCGCAGCATCATTGTGCTGGCCGAGGGCCGTCTGGTTAACCTTGGCTGCGCGACCGGACACGCCAGCTTTGTCATGTCCAACAGCTTCACCAACCAGACCCTTGCCCAGCTCAAGCTCGCTTCCGAGCCGCTGGAAAACAAGGTCTACACCCTGCCCAAGGAACTGGACGAAGAAGTGGCCCGCCTGCACCTTGCCCGCCTTGGCGTCAAGCTTACCACGCTTACCCCCGAGCAGGCCGAGTACATCGGCGTGAAGGTTGAAGGGCCGTATAAGCCCAGCCATTACCGCTACTAA
- a CDS encoding NADPH-dependent FMN reductase, which translates to MGNLTFVGISGSLRKASRNTGLLRCCAAHLPQGVNLEIADISALPFYNADIEKPAVVQRLIDQVSAADGLVLACPEYNYSLAPALKNALDWLSREPDLAPLTGKTACIVGAGGGMGTSRAQYHLRQVCVYLNLHVLNKPELFSNAFTPAFADNGDVQDEGLVNQATALMQAMADWTLRLK; encoded by the coding sequence ATGGGCAACCTTACCTTTGTCGGCATATCGGGCAGTCTGCGCAAGGCTTCGCGCAATACCGGGCTTTTGCGGTGCTGCGCAGCGCATCTTCCTCAGGGCGTAAATCTTGAAATTGCAGATATTTCCGCTCTGCCATTCTACAATGCGGATATTGAAAAACCCGCTGTGGTGCAGCGCCTCATTGATCAGGTGAGCGCAGCGGATGGGCTGGTTCTGGCCTGCCCCGAATACAACTATTCACTTGCTCCCGCGCTGAAAAACGCGCTGGACTGGCTCTCGCGCGAACCAGACCTCGCGCCCCTGACAGGCAAAACCGCCTGCATCGTGGGTGCTGGCGGCGGCATGGGCACATCGCGGGCGCAGTACCACCTGCGTCAGGTGTGCGTGTATCTGAACCTGCACGTGCTGAACAAGCCTGAGCTTTTTTCCAACGCTTTCACACCTGCCTTTGCCGATAACGGCGATGTGCAGGACGAAGGCCTTGTGAACCAGGCAACGGCCCTCATGCAGGCTATGGCCGACTGGACTTTGCGTCTGAAGTAG
- a CDS encoding DUF721 domain-containing protein: protein MAAFRKRQKDSQPVHAMEVMASVMAGLGAAPGQGETRARLQQLWLNWSMVMGPDLAPLARPMGHHRDILLIGAEDAMLAQELHLMAGEMLERVNAFMEQPFFSAIKVSLLMGKAGLDKAATRKNAKKDKPAPWVRTPEPLLADGVYLEAMDPTSPVARAYARFTRQRRTR from the coding sequence ATGGCCGCATTCCGCAAACGACAGAAAGACTCTCAGCCCGTGCACGCCATGGAAGTCATGGCCTCCGTGATGGCTGGGCTTGGCGCTGCCCCCGGCCAGGGGGAAACGCGGGCGCGTTTGCAACAGCTCTGGCTCAACTGGAGCATGGTCATGGGGCCTGATCTTGCCCCATTGGCGCGGCCCATGGGGCATCATCGGGATATTCTGCTTATTGGGGCAGAGGATGCCATGCTGGCGCAGGAGCTGCACCTTATGGCGGGCGAAATGCTGGAGAGGGTCAATGCCTTTATGGAGCAACCCTTTTTCAGCGCCATAAAGGTCAGTCTGCTCATGGGTAAGGCAGGGCTGGACAAAGCCGCAACGCGGAAAAATGCAAAAAAGGATAAACCCGCGCCCTGGGTACGTACACCAGAGCCTCTGCTCGCTGATGGCGTGTATCTGGAGGCAATGGATCCTACCTCGCCTGTGGCGCGTGCCTATGCGCGCTTTACTCGGCAGCGGCGCACACGCTGA
- a CDS encoding thioesterase family protein, whose translation MSNTITPGMNGSAETTVTEAMLASTVGSGKVSVFSTAMMVAWMEGTAVDVVQPRLEEDQTTVGTGISVSHVAATPLGMKVRFTAEVTAVSPNGKGLSFKVAAYDETGLIGEGTHERVVVNKDKFEGRTRDKAKA comes from the coding sequence ATGAGCAATACTATTACGCCCGGCATGAACGGCTCGGCAGAAACCACTGTTACCGAGGCCATGCTGGCAAGCACGGTGGGCAGCGGCAAGGTCAGTGTTTTTTCCACAGCCATGATGGTTGCCTGGATGGAAGGGACCGCCGTGGATGTGGTGCAACCACGCCTGGAAGAAGACCAGACAACCGTAGGAACCGGCATCAGCGTCAGCCATGTGGCAGCCACGCCGCTGGGCATGAAGGTGCGCTTTACCGCAGAAGTAACCGCAGTTTCCCCCAATGGCAAAGGCCTGAGTTTCAAGGTGGCGGCCTATGACGAGACCGGTCTGATCGGCGAGGGCACCCACGAGCGCGTAGTTGTGAACAAAGATAAATTTGAGGGCAGGACAAGGGACAAGGCAAAAGCCTGA
- a CDS encoding metalloregulator ArsR/SmtB family transcription factor encodes MALLFFKALSDETRLRLVHILLHYELSVNELVSILDMGQSRVSRHLKILTEAGLLTSRRDGLWVFYATPRTGEELDFLRAITPFVHPDAAMRADLNMAAQILEERALKTRQFFNAIAEDWDELNREVLGSFDLAEAVCDAMPDGCGTAVDLGCGTGAVLARMLPKAQGVIGVDGSARMLEICRRRFTPEDLAEGRVSLRIGELSHLPLRDREADFACINLVLHHLSDPAEGLREIRRIMAVGGRFFVADFQRHADETMRSRYGDRWLGFDEQQLGLDLAAAGFAVLHCKHMQVNRNMTMLLLSAEAR; translated from the coding sequence ATGGCACTTTTATTTTTCAAAGCTCTGTCGGACGAAACTCGCCTGCGGCTGGTTCATATTCTGCTGCATTACGAACTCTCGGTCAACGAGCTGGTGAGTATCCTTGATATGGGGCAATCGCGTGTTTCGCGGCACCTCAAGATTCTTACCGAGGCCGGGCTGCTCACCTCGCGCCGCGATGGCCTGTGGGTTTTTTATGCCACGCCGCGCACTGGCGAAGAGCTTGATTTCTTGCGCGCCATCACGCCCTTTGTCCACCCGGACGCCGCCATGCGGGCAGACCTCAATATGGCCGCCCAGATACTTGAAGAACGCGCGCTTAAAACCCGCCAGTTCTTTAACGCCATTGCGGAAGACTGGGACGAGTTGAACCGCGAGGTTCTTGGCAGTTTTGACCTGGCCGAGGCCGTTTGCGATGCCATGCCTGACGGCTGCGGCACAGCTGTAGACCTAGGCTGCGGCACGGGCGCAGTGCTCGCCCGCATGCTGCCCAAGGCGCAAGGGGTCATTGGGGTGGACGGCTCCGCGCGCATGCTTGAAATCTGCCGACGCCGCTTTACGCCCGAGGATCTGGCCGAGGGCCGCGTTTCACTGCGCATTGGCGAACTGAGTCACCTGCCGCTGCGCGACCGCGAAGCGGACTTTGCCTGCATCAACCTTGTGCTGCACCATCTTTCAGACCCGGCTGAAGGCCTGCGCGAGATCCGGCGCATCATGGCGGTGGGAGGCAGATTCTTTGTGGCCGATTTTCAACGCCATGCCGATGAAACCATGCGCTCCCGCTACGGCGACCGCTGGCTTGGCTTTGACGAACAGCAGCTTGGCCTTGATCTGGCTGCGGCTGGCTTTGCGGTTTTGCACTGCAAGCACATGCAGGTGAACAGAAACATGACCATGCTTCTGCTCAGCGCCGAAGCCCGCTGA
- a CDS encoding DctP family TRAP transporter solute-binding subunit, with protein sequence MKGFLRWTWGVVFVCLLAGGVFTALPQPAAAAAYKAEYKLSVVPGATSGWGLTATRFAELVHERTNGRINIKVYPSSQLLAGKQTSEFLMLRNGAIDFALASPINWSPQIKELNLTALPFLMAVQPDRYKAIDAVTSGKSGAMLVAAVESKGVKILGWGENGYREMTTSKGPITKPEDMQGLKIRVVGSPIFIDTFRALGANPVNMNWAEATTGFQQGVVDGQENPTNGINIPLKIWDYHKFLCDWHYVIDPLMLGANPGVWKSFSPEDQQILLACAKEMELYGKALSRLGMDDGQSKAYLEKIGKLPEITDPYACLEQHGMTVTHLTPEQTAQFFKATQAVRDDWAAKIGPDLVKAAEQDMDAAK encoded by the coding sequence ATGAAGGGCTTTTTGCGTTGGACATGGGGCGTTGTGTTCGTCTGCCTGCTGGCGGGCGGGGTGTTTACCGCATTGCCGCAACCGGCGGCTGCGGCGGCTTACAAGGCCGAGTACAAACTCAGCGTGGTGCCCGGCGCAACATCCGGGTGGGGCCTCACGGCGACCCGCTTTGCGGAACTGGTGCATGAGCGCACCAACGGGCGCATCAATATCAAGGTCTATCCCTCCAGCCAGTTGCTGGCAGGCAAGCAGACTTCCGAATTTCTCATGCTGCGCAACGGCGCAATTGACTTTGCCCTGGCGTCGCCCATCAACTGGTCGCCGCAAATCAAGGAGCTGAACCTCACAGCCCTGCCCTTTCTCATGGCTGTGCAGCCCGACCGCTACAAAGCCATAGACGCCGTTACCTCCGGCAAGTCTGGTGCAATGCTGGTCGCCGCCGTTGAAAGCAAGGGCGTCAAAATCCTCGGCTGGGGCGAAAACGGCTACCGCGAAATGACCACCAGCAAAGGCCCCATCACCAAACCTGAAGATATGCAGGGCCTGAAAATTCGTGTGGTGGGCAGCCCGATCTTTATTGATACGTTTCGTGCCCTGGGCGCAAACCCGGTCAACATGAACTGGGCCGAAGCCACCACGGGTTTTCAGCAGGGTGTTGTGGACGGGCAGGAAAATCCCACCAACGGCATCAACATCCCCCTGAAAATATGGGACTATCACAAATTTCTCTGCGATTGGCACTACGTCATTGACCCCCTGATGCTGGGCGCAAACCCCGGCGTGTGGAAGAGCTTTTCCCCTGAAGACCAGCAGATTCTGCTGGCCTGCGCCAAGGAGATGGAGCTTTACGGCAAGGCGCTCTCCCGCCTGGGCATGGATGACGGACAGTCCAAGGCCTACCTTGAAAAAATCGGCAAGCTCCCGGAAATTACCGATCCTTATGCCTGCCTTGAGCAGCATGGCATGACGGTAACGCACCTTACGCCGGAGCAGACTGCGCAGTTCTTCAAGGCCACACAGGCCGTGCGCGATGACTGGGCAGCCAAAATCGGCCCCGATCTTGTCAAAGCGGCAGAGCAGGACATGGATGCTGCGAAATAG